A portion of the Streptomyces sp. YPW6 genome contains these proteins:
- a CDS encoding cysteine dioxygenase family protein, translated as MSSARSAVSTAHPAPSPSSAASSTSVSSAVAAPTVTELLAFVRRTARDEALIASLPLDPEGRTWIRLDGPGGSEAWLIGWPPGSGTGWHDHAESIGAFTTAAGALKEHSLAVRLPTDGWKTLELTDGVDRSRELAAGQGRAFGQHHVHEVLNESPDAHAVSVHAYYPPLPGIRRFSRTGAVLRLEQTESPEEWQ; from the coding sequence GTGTCTTCCGCTCGCTCCGCCGTGTCCACGGCCCACCCGGCGCCATCACCTTCTTCCGCCGCTTCCTCCACCTCCGTCTCCTCCGCTGTCGCCGCGCCGACGGTCACGGAGTTGCTGGCCTTCGTCCGCCGCACCGCCCGGGACGAGGCGCTCATCGCCTCGTTGCCCCTCGATCCGGAGGGCCGCACGTGGATCAGGCTCGACGGCCCCGGCGGCAGCGAGGCGTGGCTGATCGGCTGGCCGCCCGGCAGCGGTACGGGCTGGCACGATCACGCCGAGTCGATCGGCGCGTTCACGACAGCGGCCGGTGCCCTCAAGGAGCACTCGCTGGCCGTGCGGCTGCCCACCGACGGCTGGAAGACGCTGGAGCTGACGGACGGGGTGGACCGGTCGAGGGAGCTGGCAGCCGGACAGGGCCGGGCCTTCGGGCAGCACCACGTCCATGAGGTCCTCAACGAGTCCCCGGACGCGCACGCCGTCTCCGTCCATGCCTACTACCCGCCGCTCCCCGGGATCCGCCGGTTCAGCCGCACCGGCGCGGTGCTCCGGCTGGAGCAGACCGAGAGCCCCGAGGAGTGGCAGTGA
- a CDS encoding rhodanese-like domain-containing protein, which produces MGIEELLERVRRGYDRIGPREAAAAAEAGALLVDIRYAALRDRDGLIPGALVVERNELEWRLDPQGSHRAPEAVGHDLQIVVICNEGYASSLAVASLRQLGLHRATDLAGGFQAWRAAGLPVTSV; this is translated from the coding sequence GTGGGCATCGAGGAGCTGCTGGAGCGGGTCAGGCGCGGCTACGACCGGATCGGCCCGCGCGAGGCCGCCGCGGCGGCGGAGGCCGGAGCCCTGCTCGTGGACATCCGGTACGCGGCACTCCGCGACCGGGACGGTCTGATCCCCGGCGCCCTGGTCGTCGAACGCAACGAACTGGAATGGCGGCTCGACCCCCAGGGCAGCCACCGCGCGCCCGAGGCGGTCGGCCACGACCTCCAGATCGTCGTGATCTGCAACGAGGGATACGCCTCCAGCCTCGCCGTCGCCTCGCTGCGGCAGCTGGGGCTGCACCGGGCCACCGACCTGGCCGGCGGCTTCCAGGCGTGGCGCGCGGCAGGACTGCCGGTCACCTCCGTCTGA
- the recX gene encoding recombination regulator RecX: MTRRTEWPDSPAEPGGDAGSGRGATDAFAAERGAAADDVGARSGRGSRGGAGAGGGFGEGAGRRSRSGARSSGSSSSSRAGKEEPRDPVEQARNICLRLLTGTPRTRKQLADALRKREIPDEAAEEVLARFEDVGLIDDAAFAGAWVESRHHGRGLARRALVRELRTKGVDSAVIDEAVGQLDSDQEEETARELVARKLRSTRGLDRDKRLRRLAGMLARKGYGEGMALRVVRQALEEEGEDTEGLDEPF, from the coding sequence GTGACGCGTCGTACGGAATGGCCGGACAGCCCTGCCGAGCCCGGCGGTGACGCCGGATCCGGTCGCGGGGCCACCGACGCGTTCGCCGCCGAGCGGGGGGCGGCAGCGGACGACGTCGGGGCCCGGTCCGGGCGCGGCTCGCGCGGTGGAGCGGGCGCCGGGGGCGGATTCGGCGAGGGAGCGGGCCGCCGTTCCCGCTCCGGTGCCAGAAGCAGCGGCTCCTCCTCCTCGTCGAGGGCCGGGAAGGAGGAGCCGCGTGACCCGGTCGAGCAGGCGCGCAATATCTGTCTGCGGCTGCTCACCGGGACACCGCGGACGCGTAAACAGCTCGCGGACGCCCTGCGCAAGCGGGAGATCCCGGACGAGGCGGCCGAGGAAGTGCTCGCCCGCTTCGAGGACGTCGGGCTGATCGACGACGCGGCGTTCGCCGGGGCATGGGTGGAGTCCCGGCACCACGGCCGGGGGCTCGCGCGTCGCGCTCTCGTCCGTGAGCTGCGGACGAAGGGCGTGGACTCGGCCGTGATCGACGAGGCGGTCGGGCAGCTCGACTCGGACCAGGAGGAGGAGACGGCGCGCGAGCTCGTTGCCCGCAAGCTCCGCTCCACCCGGGGCCTGGACCGGGACAAGCGGCTCCGCCGCCTGGCGGGGATGCTCGCTCGCAAGGGATACGGGGAAGGCATGGCCCTACGGGTGGTGCGTCAGGCGCTGGAGGAGGAGGGGGAGGACACGGAAGGCCTGGACGAGCCTTTCTGA
- the recA gene encoding recombinase RecA yields MAGTDREKALDAALAQIERQFGKGAVMRLGERPNEPIEVIPTGSTALDVALGVGGLPRGRVVEVYGPESSGKTTLTLHAVANAQRQGGSVAFIDAEHALDPEYAKKLGVDIDSLILSQPDNGEQALEITDMLVRSGALDLIVIDSVAALVPRAEIEGEMGDSHVGLQARLMSQALRKITSALNQSKTTAIFINQLREKIGVMFGSPETTTGGRALKFYASVRLDIRRIETLKDGTDAVGNRTRVKVVKNKVAPPFKQAEFDILYGQGISREGGLIDMGVEHGFVRKAGAWYTYEGDQLGQGKENARNFLKDNPDLANEIEKKILEKLGVGVRPDAEAGEPGADAAPAADAAAKPAATTATKAKPAKTAAAKS; encoded by the coding sequence ATGGCAGGAACCGACCGCGAGAAGGCGCTGGACGCCGCGCTCGCACAGATTGAACGACAGTTCGGCAAGGGTGCGGTGATGCGCCTCGGTGAGCGGCCGAACGAGCCCATCGAGGTCATCCCCACGGGGTCGACCGCCCTCGACGTCGCCCTCGGCGTCGGCGGTCTGCCGCGCGGCCGCGTGGTGGAGGTGTACGGACCGGAGTCCTCCGGCAAGACGACGCTGACGCTGCACGCCGTGGCGAACGCGCAGCGCCAGGGTGGCTCGGTGGCCTTCATCGACGCCGAGCACGCCCTCGACCCCGAGTACGCGAAGAAGCTCGGCGTCGACATCGACAGCCTCATCCTGTCCCAGCCGGACAACGGCGAGCAGGCGCTGGAGATCACCGACATGCTGGTGCGCTCGGGTGCCCTGGATCTGATCGTCATCGACTCCGTGGCGGCCCTGGTGCCCCGTGCGGAGATCGAGGGCGAGATGGGCGACTCGCACGTGGGTCTCCAGGCCCGGCTGATGAGCCAGGCGCTCCGCAAGATCACCAGCGCGCTCAACCAGTCCAAGACCACCGCGATCTTCATCAACCAGCTCCGCGAGAAGATCGGCGTGATGTTCGGCTCCCCGGAGACCACGACCGGTGGCCGGGCGCTGAAGTTCTACGCCTCGGTGCGCCTCGACATCCGCCGGATCGAGACGCTGAAGGACGGCACCGACGCGGTCGGCAACCGCACCCGCGTCAAGGTCGTCAAGAACAAGGTCGCCCCGCCGTTCAAGCAGGCCGAGTTCGACATCCTCTACGGCCAGGGCATCAGCCGCGAGGGCGGGCTGATCGACATGGGCGTGGAGCACGGCTTCGTCCGGAAGGCCGGCGCCTGGTACACGTACGAGGGCGACCAGCTCGGCCAGGGCAAGGAGAACGCCCGCAACTTCCTCAAGGACAACCCCGACCTCGCCAACGAGATCGAGAAGAAGATCCTGGAGAAGCTGGGCGTCGGCGTCCGCCCGGACGCCGAAGCGGGCGAGCCCGGAGCGGATGCGGCGCCGGCGGCCGACGCGGCGGCGAAGCCGGCGGCCACCACGGCCACCAAGGCCAAGCCGGCCAAGACCGCGGCGGCCAAGAGCTAG